Genomic window (Pseudomonas sp. L5B5):
GGAAACCGAACAACGATTGCCTGACCTCGCGATCCAGATGATCGAAGTGGGTGAAGAGTCCGGGAAACTCGATGCCATGTTGTTGAAAGTGGCGAGCATTTTCGATGAAGAGGCCAAGCGCAGCATCGACCGCCTGTTGGCCGCGCTGGTCCCCAGCCTGACCGTGGTCATGGCGGCGTTGGTGGCGGTGATCATGCTGGCCATCATGCTGCCGCTGATGAGCCTGACCAGTAACCTTTGACCGGAGACGTTAATGAACACAGCTCGTTCACTGCCCAAGCACCAACGCGGCTTCACCTTGCTGGAGATGCTGGCGGTCATTGTCTTGCTCGGCATTGTCGCCACCATCGTCGTTCGCCAGGTGGGCGGCAATGTCGACAAGGGCAAGTACGGTGCCGGCAAGGCACAACTGGCCAGCCTGTCGATGAAAATTGAAAGCTATGCGCTGGACGCCGGGTCGCCGCCGCCCACCCTCGCTGCGCTGCTTGCCCGCCCCGCCAATGCCGCCAGTTGGAGCGGTCCGTACGCCAAGGCCAGTGATCTCAAGGATCCGTTCGGCCATGCATTCGGCTATCGCACACCCGGCCAGCACGGTTCGTTCGACCTGATCTTTTACGGCCAGGATGGCCAGCCCGGCGGTGATGGCTACAACAAGGACCTGGGCAGTTGGGAATAGCCATGCCTGCCACCCGGCCGGCTCAACAGGGCTTTACCCTCCTGGAAATGCTGGTGGTGCTGCTCTTGGTTGCCGTGGGTTTCGGCCTGTTGGCCTCGGGTATCTCCCAGGGGCTCAAGAGTGCCCAGGAGCGTCAGGTCAAACGTGATCTGAGCCTGGCGTTGCGCCAGGTCCGAAGCCAGGCCATCACCGCTGGACAACCGGCCTCCCTGCGCCTGGATGTACTGCGCAACAACTATCAGCTACCAGGCAAGGCACCGCGCCACTTGCCGGACGGCATGACCCTGCGCCTGACGACGGCGGCCACTTCCGATAGCGATGAAGGGCAAGTCGGACTGATCACCTTCTACCCCAACGGCGGCTCCACTGGCGGGCACCTATATCTGGCGCGCGGCAGCCAAGCGTCGCGCATTGATATCGACTGGCTCACCGGACGGGTCGAGTGGCGGGATAGGCAACAGCCATGACGCCTTTGCCTCCCAGCCAGCAGCGTGGTTTTACCCTGATCGAATTACTCGCGGCGATTGTCGTCCTGAGCATTGGGTTTGCGGTCGTACTCAATACCCTGGGTTACGCCACCCAGGCACTGGCGAGGGATGGGCAGACAACCCGAATGGCGCTGATGGCCACTTCGCTGATGGCCGAGTACGGAGAAGGCCTGGGCAGCGGTGCCCACCTGGAAGGTACTCGCGACGGTATCCAATGGCGCCTGAGCGCCACCCCACTTCGGGGTGAGGGAGCCATTGTCCTTTCCCAGCTGGAACTCATGCTGGTCAAGGGCAGCCGGCAGGAACGCTTTGTCACGCTCAAGGCCATCAAGCGTCCAGCCGGGGGCATGCCATGAGGCAAGGCCAACGCGGGTTCACGCTGCTGGAAGTGCTGCTCGCCCTGAGTTTCCTCGGCTTGCTGATGGTGTTGATCGGGTCCGCCCTGGGCTCCGGCAGCCACTTGCTACTGCTCAGCGAAAAACAGACCGATCGCCTGACCCAAGTAAGGACCGCGCAGAACTTTCTGCGCAGCGCACTCCAACAGGCGCTGGCCGAAGATTTTGGCCACGCTGCGGATCAACAACAGGTGTTCGAAGGAGAGCGGCAACGCATGCGTTTCGTTTCTCCGATGCCCGGGCAACTCGCTGCTGGCGTCCAGGTGCATACCCTTGAAGCGGTGCCCGGCACGGCTGGTGTCAGTCGCTTGCAAATAAGTTTCAGCCAGGACCGCACGGATGGGCTGCACCCCTGGGGCAATCCCCAGATCCTAGTGCAGGAGGTTCACGATCTGCGCTTGAGCTACAGAGGCCTGGACCCCAACTGGCAACCGACCGGCTGGCTGGAGCGCTGGCCCTGGCCGGACCGGCTGCCCCAGGCCGTGCGTATCGACGTCGATACTCGCGGAGCCGGCCTGTGGCCCACACAAATCGTGGCGTTGCGCCTGGATTCCGAGGTGACCCCATGAGTCGCCAGCGCGGCGCCGCATTGATCATGGTCTTGTGGGCCATCACCCTGCTGGGACTGATGATGGGCAGCCTGGTCGAGATCCTGCGCCTGGAAAACCGCCAGAGCGTTTTTGAACTGCAACACAGCCGCGCCCTGCTGGCCGCGCAAGCGGGCCTGGCGTTGGCGGTCGAAGGGTTGTTTGCCTACCCGGCGCGCACGGTGCCTGACGGGCGTGTTTACTCATTGCCCTTTGAACAGGCCACGCTGAGCCTGCAAGTCAGCAGCGAGCGCGGCAAACTGGATCTGAACTTCGTCGCGCTGGAGAGTTTCGCGCGCCTGGCCCATGGCCTCGGGGCAACCTCCGAACAGGCTCGGCAATGGAGTGAAAGCCTGGGCCAACAGCGCAGTGCTGGCCTCCTCAAGGCGCTCGAACAGTTGCAGCAGTTACCGGGCATGGAGGCGCGCCTGTATGACCGCTTGCTACCGCACCTCACGTTATGGTCCGGCCTTGCGGAGCCGGATGTGGATGCGGCCAGCCCCGAACTGCTGGCCTTGCTCAAATTGTCACGGTCAAAGGTCGCGCTCCAGCGGGGCCCCGAATCGGTGGTCAACGTGCGAGTCCTGGCGACGCTGGACAATCAGGTTTCGGCTTCTCTGGAGGCCGTGGTTTTTCTCTCACCACAAGGAAGCGGTCAACGACCGTATCGGGTGCTGCGCTGGAAAGAATGAACCTGCTGATCCAACCCCTGGCAGACCGGCTGCAGCCCCTGATTCGCTGGCTACTGCTGCGCTGGCGAGGGTCGCCGCTGCCTGGATTCCTTGCTTGGTGGCGGGCAGAGCTCGTGGCCTGCCTGCCCGCCTCCTGGCGAGCCAGGATCAACCCCGAGAAAAGGCAGCCGTTGCTGTTTTCACGGGACGAGCGTTTCTGGACCGGAGACGCTGGGCAACTGCAACCGGCCCTCGCCCCATCGACATCTGGTCCACCGGTCCTGGTCCTGCTGCCGCATCAGCGCTTGCTCCATGAAGTGTCGCTGCCGGCGGCAGTGGCCCAGGACCTCACCTCGATGCTGTCGTTCGAGATGGACAAGTACACCCCGTTCAAGGCCAGCCAGGTTTATTTCGACTGTGTCCGCCTGCCCTCCGCCCACGACTCGCTGATCCGCATTCGCCTGGCCGTGGTCAGCCGTGAACGGCTGGATGCGCTGCTCGATCAGGCGCAACAGGCCGGTCATTCGATCATGGCGGTTGATGTGCTGGATGAGCACGGCGCACGTTTGCACGTCGACTTGCTGGCACCCCATCGCCGCGCCCAGATTCGCCGCTCGCTGATCCAGCCACTTCCGGTCCTCGCGCTGGTCGCCCTGATCCTGGCGCTGGCCAGCCTGCAACTCTGGCTGCACAACCGCCAGCAGGCCCTTGAAGACATGCAGCAGCAGGTCAAGACCCTGCAACAACAAACGCAACAGGTCCAGGCGCTCAATCGGCAGATCGACGACACCCTCAATGCCCAACGCTATGTCGTGGAACGGCGGGCACAAAGCCGCTCAATGGCGGCGCTGCTCAATGAGTTGACCCAATGCATCCCGCTGAACACCACCCTGGAGTCGCTGGACATCAACCCGGACGGCCAGGTCAGCCTGACCGGCCAAAGCAGCCAGGCCAGCGCCCTGATCAGCGCCATGAAAGCCTGCCGCAGCCTGGAAGGCATCAATTTCCAGGGTGCCATCCAGCCAGACCCCGTCACCGGCCTGGACCGCTTCAGCATGCTCGCCACCCTACGCAAAGCGGAGGCCAGCCATGCGCCTGCGACCAACCCCCGCTAGCCAGCGAGCCCTGGCCTTGACCTTGACCGCTTTGAGCCTGGTCGGGGTGTACTTTCTGACCCTGCATGTTTGGTTCAGCCAGCCTTTGTTGGCCATTGCCGATGAGATGGCGCTGCTACGCCACAACCAGCAACGCTACGTGGCATTGTCCAACCAACGGCCAGCACTGGAGAACTCGCTGGCTCAGATCAGGCGCTCATCAGTGGGCAATGAAAACCTGCTGGCCGATTCCGACATGGGCGCGGCCACCGCACAACTGATGCAGTTGGTCGCCGCCGATTTGCAGGTATTTGCCACGGTGGGCGGTGGCTGCACGCTGACCAATCGAATTCCGGTGCCCGTCACCCAGCAAGGGCCTTATCGGCAAGTCAGTGTGCGGATCAACCTCGAATGTGCCATCGAGCCACTGGCCGGCCTGCTGCATCGCCTGGAAAACGGCAAAGTCTCGCTGTTCGTCGAGTCCGTGCGGATCGACAAAACACGGGGCCAGCTTGCCAGCGCAAACCGGTTGACCGCGCAACTGCTGATCAGCGCCTACCTGCAAAATCCAACACCAAAAGGAGCGACGCCGTGACGCGCTTCCCACCCTCGCTTCGTTGGCTGAGTGCTGCCGTACTGGGCCTGCTGGGGTTATTCCTGATCTTGCTCAACGGCGCTGGAGCAAAGGTTCAGTGGCTACCTCCACTCAATCCATCAGTAGCCCCGGGGAAAGCGGCCGTCACTGCCGATCCCATGCCCGTAGCGCTGTCAGCGCATGAATACACCTGGAAAAAGCCACTGTTCAACGCCCATAGGCAGCCTGATCCGCCCCCCTCCCAAGCCACCGACAAGGCGCCATCGTCGCTCAATGGCCTGAGCCTGACCGGTGTCATCGCTTCCGCAACCCTGCGCAAGGCCTTCTTCAGGACGAGCGACGGGCAACAGCTGGCGGCCCTCGAACAGCAACAACTGCCCAATGGCTGGCGAGTCGAGCGGATCGAACCGACACACGTCTCGTTGACCCAGGGCACCAACACCCAAACGCTGAAGCTGCTGCTATTGAAAGTGCCGCAGAACACACCGCCTCTCCCCTCTTTGCCTGACACTTCCAAGGACAGCGAACTGTGAGAAAACGATTCATCTACACTGGCTTGGCTGGCGCGATAGCACTCTGTGGTTGTACAACACCGGCCACCGACAGCGCACGGGACGATAGCTTGATCAAGGAAGCCTTGTCCGGCACCGGTACTGATCGCGCACCGCTGCCGATCCCGGCGCCGAAAGCATCGCCACTGGCGATCATCACACCGCCCACCACCACTCGGGTTGTCCAGGGCAACCAGCAGTTCATCAATAAAAGAACGCCAGCGCTGTCTCGTGCCGCTGCGGCGTCGCAAGAGCCAGGCGTAACCTTCAACTTCGCCAATGTTTCGATCCAGGCCGTGGCCAACACCATCCTCGGTGATGTGCTGAAGGAGAACTACAGCATCGCCCCCGGTGTGGTGGGCGACGTTACCTTCTCGACTTCCAGGCCCGTCGACAAAAGCCAGGCCTTCTCGATCCTGGAAACCCTGTTGGCACTGACCAAGAACGCCATCATCCGGCAGAACGGCAGTTACGTTGTGCTGCCGGCGAACATGGCACTCGCCGGCCAGCTCGCGCCGCAGCTGGCATTGCCACAACCGGGCAGTGGCATGACGGCCCGATTCTTTCTGCTCAACTATATTTCCGCACCGCAAATGCAAAAGCTCTTGCAGCCCATGGCCCGCGAAAATGCCTTCGTGCAGGTCGACGCCGCCCGCAACCTGCTGATCATGGCAGGCACTCCCGATGAGCTGAGCAACTATCAGCAGACCATCGACACCTTCGATGTCAATTGGCTCAAGGGCATGTCAGTCAGCGTCTTCGGGCTCAAGCACGCCAACGTCGGCAAACTGATGCCCGAGCTGGACCATTTGTTCGGCGCGCAAAGCGCGACGCCGCTGGCCGGGATGTTGCGTTTCCTGCCGATTGAACGCACCAACTCCATCGTGGTGATCTCTTCTCAGCCGCAGTACCTCAGTGATGTCGGGCGCTGGATCGAAGCCATTGACCAGGGCGGCGGCAATGAACCGCAAATGTATGTGTACGACGTGCGCAACATGAAGGCCACCGACCTTGCCAGGTATCTGCGGCAGATTTACGGCAATGCAAAAATCACCGATGAGCCTGCCGCCCAGGTAGCGCCCGGCCTGCGTACGGTCACCCTGTCGAGCAATGGTTATGGGACTGGCAATGACAGCAGCGGCAATGTTTCAGGTGTGCCATCGGGCATCAATGGGATCGGTGGTAACGGCAACGCTGAAGACACCGAAGCGGCACAGCCGGAAGAAGAGTTCGAGGCCAGCAGCGAGGATCAGGCGCAGGCCGAAAACGCCACGAGCAACGAAACATTCGACAATTCAGTGCGCATCACGGCCCAGAAAAGCAGCAACCAACTGTTGGTGCGCAGCCGGCCGGCGCAATGGGCTGAAATCGAGTCGGCGATACAACGCCTGGACAATCCCCCACTACAAGTGCAGATCGAAACACGCATTCTCGAAGTCAGCCTGACAGGCTCTCTGGAGCAGGGCGTGCAATGGTACCTGGGGAACCTGGCGGGCAACTCGACCACTCCTGGCGTACAGAACACCACGGGCAGCCAGGGTGCATTGGGCGGAGGCGGCGTCGAGGTGAGATCGGCTTCGCTGTTCTACTCCTTTGTCAGCAACAACTTCCAGGTGGCCTTGCGAGCACTGGAAACCAGCGGCAACACCAAGGTGCTCTCGGCGCCATCGCTGGTGGTAATGAACAACCAGCAAGCGCGGATCCAGGTGGGCAACAACATCCCGATCAGCCAGACCACCATCAATACCGGGGTCGGCGCCATCCAGACCAGCTCCGTGCAATACGTGCAGACGGGGGTGATCCTCAATGTGGTGCCACGCATCAACCCCGGCGGCTTGGTGTACATGGACATTCAGCAACAGGTCAGCGACGCCACGACTCCCGCCAGCGGCGGAACCGGGACAACCGCGACGCCACCGGCCAACCCGACCATCTCGACCCGCGCGGTGTCTACCCAGGTTGCCGTGCAAAGCGGCCAGACTGTCCTGCTGGGAGGCCTGATCAAGCAAAACCAGGCAGAGGCCGATCGCAGCGTGCCGTACCTGGGCAAGGTGCCAGGGCTGAAGTGGTTGTTCGGTACGACCATCCGCAATGACGACCGGTCGGAGCTGATCGTGCTCATCACCCCTCGCGTGATCACCGGTAACAGCGAGGCGCGCCAGGTTACGGATGAGTATCGCCAGCGCTTCCAGCTTATCCAGCCACTGCAAAAACTCTGAGCGTTCAAGACGCCGAAAAGCCTGTACAGCAGCTGTCCAGGCTCAATCGTTGTGGTCAACTAATCCCGGACAGGGCGTCAAGCTTTTCTCGAACTGGGCCGGGGACATCCCATTGTCGAACGGGTGCGGGTGGACCCGATTACGGATACTTCCCTGGATTACGCAGCCCGGGGCGCATCGCTGGGCTGGTTCAGCTTTCTTCCCTGCCAGATAGAAGTGGGTGTTGGACGGTCCAGCGATGACCGTTCGTCGCATGGCTATTAGCCATTAACCATGCCTACTACAGTCATCATGCGTCACCGTCGGGTACCAGAAAGCTGGGCACCCATCGTAATCGCCAGTCAATGCAGAATGGAGTTCTCATAATGGCTATCAGCGCTGTCGTAAACGCAGTCTTCAACATCGATAACAAAACCTACACTGCCTCGCTCGCCATCCCAAGTTCCGCTCCCACAGCGGCAGCACCGTTCCTGTTCAGTGTCATTTCCCAGGCTCCCGAAGCTGGCGGCAAGACGCCGGACCCGGAAACCCTGCTGGAAGTCGCCGTGGGCACTACCAATCAGGTGTATGTCGCCGTGTCGCCACCTATGGACGTGATCTCGGGCGCGATCGGCAGCGATGTGGTCAAGGACCTGAACGTGGTCGTCTCGGAAGGTAACTACAACTCCAAGACCCATACCTTCAGCTAGATCACGTCCACCTACGTGGAGGGGCAATAGTCATTGCCCCGCTACTTCGAAGTACCTTGCCTGCGGGAGGGCCGCTCGCCCATGGATATCCGCGTATCGGCGCATTTTGCCT
Coding sequences:
- the gspG gene encoding type II secretion system major pseudopilin GspG, producing the protein MNTARSLPKHQRGFTLLEMLAVIVLLGIVATIVVRQVGGNVDKGKYGAGKAQLASLSMKIESYALDAGSPPPTLAALLARPANAASWSGPYAKASDLKDPFGHAFGYRTPGQHGSFDLIFYGQDGQPGGDGYNKDLGSWE
- a CDS encoding GspH/FimT family protein, with the protein product MPATRPAQQGFTLLEMLVVLLLVAVGFGLLASGISQGLKSAQERQVKRDLSLALRQVRSQAITAGQPASLRLDVLRNNYQLPGKAPRHLPDGMTLRLTTAATSDSDEGQVGLITFYPNGGSTGGHLYLARGSQASRIDIDWLTGRVEWRDRQQP
- a CDS encoding type II secretion system protein yields the protein MTPLPPSQQRGFTLIELLAAIVVLSIGFAVVLNTLGYATQALARDGQTTRMALMATSLMAEYGEGLGSGAHLEGTRDGIQWRLSATPLRGEGAIVLSQLELMLVKGSRQERFVTLKAIKRPAGGMP
- a CDS encoding prepilin-type N-terminal cleavage/methylation domain-containing protein, with the protein product MRQGQRGFTLLEVLLALSFLGLLMVLIGSALGSGSHLLLLSEKQTDRLTQVRTAQNFLRSALQQALAEDFGHAADQQQVFEGERQRMRFVSPMPGQLAAGVQVHTLEAVPGTAGVSRLQISFSQDRTDGLHPWGNPQILVQEVHDLRLSYRGLDPNWQPTGWLERWPWPDRLPQAVRIDVDTRGAGLWPTQIVALRLDSEVTP
- a CDS encoding type II secretion system protein GspK → MSRQRGAALIMVLWAITLLGLMMGSLVEILRLENRQSVFELQHSRALLAAQAGLALAVEGLFAYPARTVPDGRVYSLPFEQATLSLQVSSERGKLDLNFVALESFARLAHGLGATSEQARQWSESLGQQRSAGLLKALEQLQQLPGMEARLYDRLLPHLTLWSGLAEPDVDAASPELLALLKLSRSKVALQRGPESVVNVRVLATLDNQVSASLEAVVFLSPQGSGQRPYRVLRWKE
- a CDS encoding PilN domain-containing protein produces the protein MNLLIQPLADRLQPLIRWLLLRWRGSPLPGFLAWWRAELVACLPASWRARINPEKRQPLLFSRDERFWTGDAGQLQPALAPSTSGPPVLVLLPHQRLLHEVSLPAAVAQDLTSMLSFEMDKYTPFKASQVYFDCVRLPSAHDSLIRIRLAVVSRERLDALLDQAQQAGHSIMAVDVLDEHGARLHVDLLAPHRRAQIRRSLIQPLPVLALVALILALASLQLWLHNRQQALEDMQQQVKTLQQQTQQVQALNRQIDDTLNAQRYVVERRAQSRSMAALLNELTQCIPLNTTLESLDINPDGQVSLTGQSSQASALISAMKACRSLEGINFQGAIQPDPVTGLDRFSMLATLRKAEASHAPATNPR
- the gspM gene encoding type II secretion system protein GspM; protein product: MRLRPTPASQRALALTLTALSLVGVYFLTLHVWFSQPLLAIADEMALLRHNQQRYVALSNQRPALENSLAQIRRSSVGNENLLADSDMGAATAQLMQLVAADLQVFATVGGGCTLTNRIPVPVTQQGPYRQVSVRINLECAIEPLAGLLHRLENGKVSLFVESVRIDKTRGQLASANRLTAQLLISAYLQNPTPKGATP
- a CDS encoding general secretion pathway protein GspN, whose protein sequence is MTRFPPSLRWLSAAVLGLLGLFLILLNGAGAKVQWLPPLNPSVAPGKAAVTADPMPVALSAHEYTWKKPLFNAHRQPDPPPSQATDKAPSSLNGLSLTGVIASATLRKAFFRTSDGQQLAALEQQQLPNGWRVERIEPTHVSLTQGTNTQTLKLLLLKVPQNTPPLPSLPDTSKDSEL
- the gspD gene encoding type II secretion system secretin GspD, with translation MRKRFIYTGLAGAIALCGCTTPATDSARDDSLIKEALSGTGTDRAPLPIPAPKASPLAIITPPTTTRVVQGNQQFINKRTPALSRAAAASQEPGVTFNFANVSIQAVANTILGDVLKENYSIAPGVVGDVTFSTSRPVDKSQAFSILETLLALTKNAIIRQNGSYVVLPANMALAGQLAPQLALPQPGSGMTARFFLLNYISAPQMQKLLQPMARENAFVQVDAARNLLIMAGTPDELSNYQQTIDTFDVNWLKGMSVSVFGLKHANVGKLMPELDHLFGAQSATPLAGMLRFLPIERTNSIVVISSQPQYLSDVGRWIEAIDQGGGNEPQMYVYDVRNMKATDLARYLRQIYGNAKITDEPAAQVAPGLRTVTLSSNGYGTGNDSSGNVSGVPSGINGIGGNGNAEDTEAAQPEEEFEASSEDQAQAENATSNETFDNSVRITAQKSSNQLLVRSRPAQWAEIESAIQRLDNPPLQVQIETRILEVSLTGSLEQGVQWYLGNLAGNSTTPGVQNTTGSQGALGGGGVEVRSASLFYSFVSNNFQVALRALETSGNTKVLSAPSLVVMNNQQARIQVGNNIPISQTTINTGVGAIQTSSVQYVQTGVILNVVPRINPGGLVYMDIQQQVSDATTPASGGTGTTATPPANPTISTRAVSTQVAVQSGQTVLLGGLIKQNQAEADRSVPYLGKVPGLKWLFGTTIRNDDRSELIVLITPRVITGNSEARQVTDEYRQRFQLIQPLQKL